A single window of Caldisericia bacterium DNA harbors:
- a CDS encoding DUF5317 domain-containing protein, protein MLFIPIIIGISLIVGYLRGGSIKNFSNVEFKNPIFIFIGFLIQVIIFSSWFQSSNFKNYTGILFIISYLIVLITISSNFHLKSMRVIGLGFFLNFLVILFNYGYMPVSIKALQSVGAHTKIELLKTYTRFNNCVLMSKDTNLNFLGDIIPIPILNQVISIGDIFILLGFFLFIQEGMFYRKS, encoded by the coding sequence GTGCTTTTCATTCCCATCATAATAGGAATCTCCTTAATCGTTGGGTATTTAAGGGGAGGTTCCATTAAAAATTTTTCAAATGTGGAGTTTAAGAACCCGATTTTTATCTTCATAGGTTTTTTGATACAGGTGATTATCTTTTCATCCTGGTTCCAATCATCCAATTTTAAAAACTACACAGGAATCCTTTTCATAATTTCATACCTTATTGTTCTCATCACCATTTCCTCAAATTTTCATCTTAAATCCATGAGAGTTATAGGTTTAGGATTTTTCCTGAATTTTCTCGTGATTCTCTTTAACTATGGTTATATGCCAGTTTCAATTAAGGCACTCCAAAGTGTTGGTGCACACACCAAAATTGAACTTCTAAAGACCTATACAAGGTTTAACAACTGCGTTTTAATGAGTAAAGACACAAATCTAAATTTTTTAGGAGACATAATACCAATCCCTATATTGAATCAGGTGATAAGCATAGGAGACATATTTATTCTTCTTGGTTTCTTCCTCTTTATTCAGGAGGGGATGTTTTATAGGAAATCCTGA
- the tadA gene encoding Flp pilus assembly complex ATPase component TadA, protein MAERKPLGELLLSKGIIREEDLKKALEEQKKTGVPLGQILIDMGLVSPDVIGKVLGEQYGVSYKKISDILISPDVVNLIPESIVKEKKIFPVRREGDTLEVAVLPPVNPLVIDEIRDITGLKIKPFVVTDMEFQRLLNQYFNIKTMASKTLGDVKVEEERERIVPETPIVKFVNSLIEDAINQNASDIHFDPEKEYTRVRYRIDGMLIDVMTVPKGVDDSIISRVKVLSGMDIAEKRRAQDGRFSMKIHGKEYDFRVSSIGTRFGEKLEMRILNKAQVLIELERLGMLPSQQKIFEKIVSKPYGMVLVTGPTGSGKTTTLYSTLNKLNTPEKSIVTIEDPIEYELKGIVQIQVNPKAGITFSTGLRSLLRLDPDIIMVGEIRDLETAKIAFEAALTGHLVLSTIHTNDAPSTLVRLIDLGIEPYLVSSVVIGVVAQRLVRTICPVCKIDYKPSREEMEILFGEVKEDVLLKKGKGCSSCNFTGYKGRTGVFEILPITRRIREIIKGGESSEIIRMEAEREGMISLIEAGFEKVKMGITTLEEVLRVIRLEE, encoded by the coding sequence ATGGCAGAGAGAAAACCCCTTGGAGAATTACTCCTAAGCAAAGGTATTATAAGAGAAGAGGACCTTAAAAAAGCTCTTGAGGAACAAAAAAAGACGGGCGTTCCCCTTGGTCAGATCCTCATAGATATGGGACTTGTATCTCCAGATGTGATTGGGAAAGTGCTGGGAGAGCAGTATGGTGTGAGTTATAAAAAGATCTCAGACATTCTCATATCACCAGATGTTGTAAATCTCATCCCTGAATCTATTGTGAAGGAGAAAAAGATTTTTCCTGTGAGGAGAGAGGGTGATACCCTTGAAGTAGCTGTGCTTCCACCGGTAAATCCCCTTGTCATTGACGAGATAAGGGACATAACAGGACTTAAGATAAAACCATTTGTGGTAACAGATATGGAGTTTCAGAGACTCTTGAATCAATACTTTAACATAAAAACAATGGCATCAAAGACCCTTGGCGATGTAAAAGTGGAGGAGGAGAGAGAGAGGATTGTTCCTGAAACACCAATAGTAAAATTTGTCAATTCTTTAATTGAGGATGCAATAAATCAAAATGCATCAGATATACATTTTGATCCAGAGAAGGAATACACAAGGGTTAGATACAGGATAGATGGAATGCTTATTGATGTGATGACAGTTCCTAAGGGTGTTGATGATTCTATAATATCAAGGGTGAAGGTGCTTTCTGGTATGGATATTGCTGAAAAGAGAAGGGCGCAGGATGGAAGATTCTCCATGAAGATTCATGGGAAAGAGTATGACTTTAGAGTTTCCTCCATCGGTACAAGATTTGGTGAGAAGTTGGAGATGAGGATATTAAACAAAGCACAGGTTCTAATTGAGCTTGAAAGACTTGGGATGCTTCCATCTCAGCAGAAGATTTTTGAAAAGATAGTAAGTAAGCCATATGGTATGGTTCTTGTTACAGGTCCCACTGGAAGCGGGAAAACCACAACCCTCTACTCCACATTAAACAAACTCAACACACCAGAGAAGAGCATAGTAACAATTGAGGATCCAATAGAGTATGAGTTGAAGGGAATTGTCCAGATACAGGTAAATCCCAAGGCAGGCATAACCTTTAGCACAGGATTAAGATCTCTTTTGAGACTGGATCCTGATATTATAATGGTTGGAGAGATTAGAGATCTTGAGACGGCAAAAATTGCCTTTGAAGCTGCATTAACAGGTCATCTTGTCCTTTCAACCATCCACACCAATGATGCTCCCTCAACCCTTGTAAGACTCATTGATCTTGGTATTGAACCGTATCTTGTCTCATCAGTTGTTATAGGGGTTGTTGCCCAGAGACTCGTAAGGACAATATGTCCTGTGTGTAAAATTGATTATAAACCATCCAGAGAGGAGATGGAGATACTCTTTGGGGAGGTAAAGGAGGATGTTCTTCTAAAGAAGGGAAAGGGATGCAGTAGTTGTAATTTTACAGGCTATAAGGGAAGAACCGGTGTTTTTGAGATACTTCCCATCACAAGAAGGATAAGAGAGATAATTAAGGGTGGTGAATCTTCGGAGATAATAAGAATGGAGGCAGAGAGGGAGGGGATGATTTCTCTTATTGAAGCTGGTTTTGAAAAGGTTAAGATGGGAATTACAACCCTTGAGGAGGTATTAAGGGTTATAAGGCTTGAGGAATGA